A genomic stretch from Aminobacter aminovorans includes:
- a CDS encoding co-chaperone GroES, producing the protein MKFRPLHDRVVIRRAEGDIKSKGGIIIPDNAKEKPQQGEVVAVGPGSRDEGGKLIPLDVRAGDIVLFGKWSGTEVKIDGADLLIMKEADIMGIVDTSEAANKAA; encoded by the coding sequence ATGAAATTCCGACCACTTCACGACCGCGTCGTCATTCGGCGCGCCGAAGGCGATATCAAATCCAAGGGCGGCATCATCATTCCCGACAATGCCAAGGAAAAGCCCCAGCAGGGCGAAGTCGTCGCTGTCGGCCCCGGCTCGCGCGACGAAGGTGGCAAGCTGATCCCGCTCGACGTAAGGGCCGGCGACATCGTGCTGTTCGGCAAATGGTCGGGCACGGAGGTCAAGATCGACGGCGCGGATCTCCTGATCATGAAGGAGGCCGACATCATGGGCATCGTCGACACGAGCGAAGCGGCGAACAAGGCCGCCTGA
- the groL gene encoding chaperonin GroEL (60 kDa chaperone family; promotes refolding of misfolded polypeptides especially under stressful conditions; forms two stacked rings of heptamers to form a barrel-shaped 14mer; ends can be capped by GroES; misfolded proteins enter the barrel where they are refolded when GroES binds), whose protein sequence is MSAKEIKFSTDARDRMLRGVELLNNAVKVTLGPKGRNVIIDRAYGAPRITKDGVTVAKEIELSDKFENMGAQMVREVASKTNDLAGDGTTTATVLAASILREGAKLVAAGMNPMDLKRGIDLAVAAVVKDIQARAKKVKSSDEIAQVGTIAANGDASVGAMIAKAMDKVGNEGVITVEEAKTAETELDVVEGMQFDRGYLSPYFVTNADKMRAELEDPYILIHEKKLGNLQALLPILEAVVQSGRPLLIISEDVEGEALATLVVNKLRGGLKVAAVKAPGFGDRRKSMLEDIAVLTAGQMISEDLGIKLENVTIEMLGRAKRVLIDKDTTTIIDGSGGKDGIAARIAQLKMQIEETTSDYDKEKLQERLAKLAGGVAVIRVGGATETEVKEKKDRIDDALNATRAAVEEGIVAGGGVALLRAKAALDTLTGANADVTAGISIVLKALEAPIRQIADNAGVEGSVVVGKLMESKDANLGFNAQTEAYVDMIKAGIVDPAKVVRTALQDAGSVAALLITAEAMIADSPAKEASNGGSPAGMGY, encoded by the coding sequence ATGTCTGCCAAGGAAATCAAATTTTCGACCGATGCCCGCGACCGGATGTTGCGCGGCGTCGAGCTGCTCAACAACGCCGTCAAGGTGACGCTCGGCCCTAAAGGCCGCAATGTCATCATCGACCGCGCCTATGGCGCGCCGCGCATCACCAAGGACGGCGTCACCGTCGCCAAGGAGATCGAGCTTTCCGACAAGTTCGAGAACATGGGCGCGCAGATGGTGCGGGAAGTGGCCTCGAAGACCAACGACCTCGCCGGCGATGGCACAACGACGGCAACGGTGCTGGCTGCATCCATCCTCCGCGAAGGCGCCAAGCTGGTAGCCGCCGGCATGAACCCGATGGACCTCAAGCGCGGCATCGATCTTGCCGTGGCTGCCGTGGTCAAGGACATCCAGGCGCGCGCCAAGAAGGTCAAGTCTTCGGACGAGATCGCCCAGGTCGGCACCATCGCCGCCAATGGCGATGCCTCTGTCGGCGCCATGATCGCCAAGGCCATGGACAAGGTCGGCAATGAGGGCGTCATCACCGTAGAGGAAGCAAAGACCGCCGAGACCGAACTCGACGTCGTCGAAGGCATGCAGTTCGACCGCGGTTACCTCAGCCCCTACTTTGTCACCAATGCCGACAAGATGCGTGCCGAACTGGAAGACCCCTACATCCTCATCCACGAGAAGAAACTCGGCAATCTGCAGGCCCTGCTGCCAATCCTCGAAGCGGTGGTCCAGAGCGGCAGGCCGCTGCTCATCATCTCCGAAGATGTCGAAGGCGAGGCCTTGGCCACGCTCGTCGTCAACAAGCTGCGTGGCGGCCTGAAGGTCGCCGCCGTCAAGGCACCCGGCTTCGGCGATCGCCGCAAGTCGATGCTGGAAGACATTGCGGTCCTGACCGCCGGCCAGATGATCTCGGAGGATCTCGGTATCAAGCTCGAGAACGTCACCATCGAGATGCTCGGCCGGGCCAAGCGCGTGCTCATCGACAAGGACACGACAACCATCATCGATGGCTCCGGCGGCAAGGACGGTATTGCAGCCCGGATCGCACAGCTGAAGATGCAGATCGAGGAAACCACCTCCGACTACGACAAGGAGAAGCTGCAGGAACGCCTGGCGAAGCTCGCTGGTGGGGTCGCCGTCATCCGCGTCGGCGGGGCAACCGAGACCGAGGTGAAGGAAAAGAAGGATCGCATCGACGATGCGCTGAACGCCACGCGTGCTGCCGTCGAAGAAGGCATCGTCGCCGGTGGCGGCGTGGCCCTGCTGCGCGCCAAGGCAGCGCTTGATACGCTCACCGGAGCGAACGCCGACGTTACCGCCGGCATTTCGATCGTGCTGAAGGCGCTCGAGGCGCCGATCCGGCAGATCGCCGACAACGCCGGCGTCGAAGGCTCCGTCGTCGTCGGGAAGCTGATGGAAAGCAAGGATGCCAATCTGGGCTTCAATGCGCAGACAGAAGCCTATGTCGACATGATCAAGGCCGGCATCGTCGATCCCGCCAAGGTCGTTCGCACGGCCCTGCAGGATGCAGGCTCGGTCGCCGCCCTGCTGATCACCGCCGAGGCCATGATCGCCGACAGTCCGGCGAAGGAAGCCTCCAACGGCGGCAGCCCAGCCGGCATGGGTTACTAA
- a CDS encoding isochorismatase family protein has product MDEAPTAAALVVVDVQNAFVSGVEAVPGHARLLAAVATLLKNARASGVPVIFIQNDGPVGAVDEPDTSGWQLHFSPLPGEHVVRKQVDDGFDGTDLNDLLVAAGVETVAICGMLSEMCLAATARTAMAIGYGVILPHDGHATNDVPPGPGGSEGVPAHLAARAAEWSLGDEVTIVASAGDVKFARHQAG; this is encoded by the coding sequence GTGGACGAGGCTCCGACCGCCGCGGCCCTGGTCGTTGTCGACGTCCAGAATGCGTTCGTGTCTGGCGTCGAGGCGGTACCGGGCCATGCGCGGCTTCTGGCAGCAGTGGCGACGTTGCTCAAGAATGCGCGAGCGTCGGGCGTGCCCGTCATCTTCATCCAGAACGACGGCCCGGTAGGCGCCGTCGACGAGCCGGATACGTCAGGCTGGCAGCTGCATTTCTCGCCGCTCCCTGGCGAGCATGTCGTGCGCAAGCAGGTCGATGATGGCTTCGATGGCACCGACCTAAACGACTTGCTGGTGGCAGCCGGCGTGGAGACCGTCGCCATCTGCGGCATGCTGTCGGAGATGTGCCTGGCGGCGACGGCCCGAACCGCGATGGCGATCGGCTATGGCGTGATCCTGCCGCATGACGGCCATGCCACTAACGACGTGCCGCCTGGTCCGGGCGGCTCTGAAGGCGTTCCGGCGCACCTCGCCGCGCGTGCGGCCGAATGGTCGTTGGGCGACGAGGTGACGATCGTGGCTTCGGCGGGCGACGTCAAATTTGCCCGCCACCAAGCGGGCTAA
- a CDS encoding FGGY-family carbohydrate kinase: MAAYLCAVDVGTGSARAGIFDAAGKLLGRAEHPIVMNRSPSGHCEHDSEQIWSAVCDAVHGARKAAGVDPAEIVGISFDATCSTVFRGRAGEQVGISSNGEQRWDTIVWLDHRALAEADECTETRHDVLGYAGGVMSPEMATPKLMWVKRHLPQSWARTGQLFDLADFLSHKACGSFARSQCTLTAKWTYLAHQREAWRHDFFSAVGLADIFEHAALPERASPVGADLGPLTPIAAAALGLTTACRVGAGMIDAFAGAIGVIGGLSGIERHLALIAGTSSCVMAMSPEPRAFAGVWGPYFGAALPGLWLSEGGQSATGALLDHVIRWHGAGGEPDAAQHLRITERIMDLRAVEGLDLAGRLHVLPDFHGNRSPLADPHALGVISGLTLDSSFDSLCRLYWRTAVAIALGLRHVLDALNANGYGIDTLHVTGGHTRNPLLMELYADATGCTVVEPLGGDAVLLGTAMAAAAAAGLYPSLTGACTAMRQDGRARQPNPLARQRFDRDYRVFLEMHRQRKALDDIG; encoded by the coding sequence ATGGCGGCCTATCTATGTGCGGTCGATGTCGGTACCGGCAGCGCGCGCGCCGGCATCTTCGATGCCGCAGGCAAGCTGCTCGGGCGCGCTGAACATCCCATTGTCATGAACCGCTCGCCATCGGGCCATTGCGAGCATGACTCCGAGCAGATCTGGTCGGCTGTCTGCGACGCTGTGCACGGAGCCCGCAAGGCTGCCGGCGTCGACCCGGCTGAAATTGTCGGCATCAGCTTCGATGCGACATGCTCGACGGTGTTCAGGGGCAGGGCGGGCGAGCAGGTTGGTATTTCGAGCAATGGCGAGCAGCGTTGGGACACCATCGTCTGGCTCGATCATCGCGCCCTTGCCGAGGCCGACGAATGCACCGAGACCCGCCATGACGTGCTCGGTTATGCCGGTGGGGTGATGTCGCCGGAGATGGCGACGCCCAAGCTGATGTGGGTCAAGCGTCACTTGCCGCAGAGCTGGGCGCGAACCGGGCAGCTTTTCGACCTTGCCGATTTTCTCAGCCACAAGGCCTGCGGCTCGTTCGCCCGCTCGCAATGCACGCTGACCGCCAAATGGACCTATCTCGCCCATCAGCGCGAGGCCTGGCGCCACGACTTCTTTTCTGCCGTCGGCCTTGCCGACATCTTCGAACATGCCGCCTTGCCCGAGCGCGCCAGCCCGGTCGGCGCCGACCTCGGTCCGCTCACGCCTATCGCCGCCGCGGCGCTCGGCCTGACCACGGCCTGCCGCGTCGGGGCGGGCATGATCGACGCCTTCGCCGGCGCCATAGGCGTCATCGGCGGCCTGTCCGGCATCGAGCGCCATCTCGCGTTGATTGCCGGCACCTCGAGTTGTGTCATGGCGATGTCGCCCGAGCCGCGCGCCTTTGCCGGTGTCTGGGGGCCGTATTTCGGCGCCGCATTGCCCGGCCTGTGGCTGAGCGAAGGCGGCCAGTCGGCGACGGGTGCGCTGCTCGACCACGTCATTCGCTGGCACGGCGCCGGCGGCGAACCCGACGCTGCGCAGCACCTGCGCATCACCGAGCGCATCATGGACCTGCGCGCCGTCGAGGGCCTCGACCTCGCCGGTCGCCTTCATGTGCTGCCCGACTTCCACGGCAACCGCTCGCCGCTTGCCGACCCGCATGCGCTCGGCGTGATCAGCGGGCTGACGCTCGATTCATCCTTCGACAGCTTGTGTCGGCTCTACTGGCGTACCGCGGTCGCCATCGCGCTCGGCCTGCGCCATGTGCTCGACGCGCTCAATGCCAATGGCTACGGCATCGACACGCTGCATGTCACCGGCGGCCACACCCGCAATCCGCTGCTGATGGAACTCTATGCCGACGCCACCGGCTGCACCGTTGTCGAGCCGCTGGGCGGCGATGCCGTGCTGTTGGGCACGGCGATGGCGGCAGCTGCCGCGGCCGGGCTCTATCCAAGCCTCACCGGGGCTTGTACGGCGATGCGCCAGGACGGCCGCGCGCGCCAACCGAACCCCTTGGCCCGGCAACGCTTCGATCGCGACTACCGCGTGTTCCTCGAAATGCACCGCCAGCGCAAGGCACTCGATGACATCGGCTGA
- a CDS encoding mannitol dehydrogenase family protein, whose product MTVKLSLATLPNLPAKVARPTYDRASLKAGIVHFGVGNFHRSHQAIYLDELFNTGTGHDWAIVGAGVFEGEKIGQAKLAGQDWLTTVVEQDSGHMSARVTSVMVDFMTPGDAATIIERLADPAIRIVSLTITEGGYFIDPASGLFNPTHPDIVADAQNIAAPKTVFGIILAGLRRRRQDGIVPFTVMSCDNIPHNGGVTADAVIGLARLADESLADWVRDNVAFPNSMVDRITPATTDRERGILASDFGVEDSWPVFCEPFKQWVMEDRFTDGRPALEKVGVQFVDDVAPFELMKIRILNGGHATIAYPAGLMDIHFVHEAMENPLVRAFLAKLERDEIMPTVPPVPGVVLEEYCQLIERRFSNPKIGDTVRRLCLDGSNRQPKFIIPTISDRLKTGAGISGLALESALWCRYCFGVTESGAIIEPNDPSWDRLQRTAQAAKNAPATWLAMEDIYGDVGKSAAFAAAFGDSLDMLWQLGTQETLTRYLGDRL is encoded by the coding sequence ATGACCGTGAAGCTCTCCCTCGCCACGCTGCCGAATTTGCCTGCCAAGGTCGCGCGCCCGACATACGACCGCGCGTCGCTTAAGGCAGGCATCGTTCATTTCGGTGTCGGCAATTTCCATCGCTCGCACCAGGCGATCTATCTCGACGAGCTGTTCAACACCGGCACCGGCCACGATTGGGCAATCGTCGGCGCCGGCGTGTTCGAGGGCGAAAAAATCGGACAGGCGAAGCTCGCCGGGCAGGATTGGCTGACCACCGTCGTCGAGCAGGACAGTGGCCACATGAGCGCCCGTGTTACCTCGGTCATGGTCGACTTCATGACGCCCGGCGATGCTGCCACCATCATCGAGCGCCTCGCCGACCCGGCGATCCGCATCGTTTCGCTGACGATCACCGAAGGCGGTTACTTCATCGATCCGGCGTCCGGCCTATTCAACCCGACCCATCCCGACATCGTCGCAGATGCCCAGAACATCGCTGCACCCAAGACCGTGTTCGGCATCATCCTTGCCGGCCTTCGCCGCCGGCGCCAGGACGGCATCGTGCCCTTTACCGTCATGTCTTGTGACAACATCCCCCATAATGGCGGGGTGACAGCCGATGCGGTGATCGGCCTGGCGCGGCTGGCCGACGAAAGCCTTGCCGACTGGGTTCGCGACAATGTCGCCTTCCCCAACAGCATGGTCGACCGCATCACGCCCGCAACCACCGACCGCGAACGCGGCATTCTCGCCAGTGACTTCGGCGTCGAGGACAGCTGGCCGGTGTTCTGCGAACCGTTCAAGCAATGGGTGATGGAGGACCGCTTCACCGACGGGCGGCCGGCGCTGGAAAAAGTAGGCGTCCAGTTCGTCGATGACGTCGCCCCGTTCGAGTTGATGAAGATCCGCATCCTCAATGGCGGCCACGCGACGATCGCCTATCCGGCCGGGCTTATGGACATCCATTTCGTCCACGAGGCGATGGAAAATCCGCTGGTGCGCGCTTTCCTGGCCAAGCTCGAGCGCGACGAGATCATGCCGACGGTGCCGCCGGTGCCCGGCGTCGTGCTGGAGGAATATTGCCAGCTCATCGAGCGCCGCTTCTCCAATCCGAAAATTGGCGACACCGTCCGCCGCCTGTGCCTCGACGGCTCCAACCGGCAGCCGAAATTCATCATCCCGACCATCTCCGATCGCCTGAAGACGGGCGCCGGCATATCGGGGCTGGCACTCGAATCCGCGCTGTGGTGCCGCTACTGCTTCGGCGTGACCGAATCTGGTGCCATTATCGAGCCTAACGACCCGAGTTGGGACCGCCTGCAACGAACAGCGCAGGCGGCGAAGAATGCGCCTGCGACCTGGCTTGCGATGGAGGACATCTATGGCGATGTCGGCAAATCCGCAGCCTTCGCGGCTGCCTTTGGCGACAGCCTCGACATGCTCTGGCAGTTGGGCACGCAGGAGACATTGACGCGCTATCTCGGCGATCGCCTCTGA
- a CDS encoding L-iditol 2-dehydrogenase, which translates to MSGRLEGKSALITGAARGIGRAFAEAYIREGAVVAIGDINLDAAMKAAAEIGPSAYAVSLDVTNQSSIEAAIKVVEQKTGGLDILVNNAALFDLAPIVEISRASYDRLLSVNVAGTLFTLQAAARSMIARGKGGKIINMASQAGRRGEALVAVYCATKAAVISLTQSAGLDLIKHGINVNAIAPGVVEGEHWEHVDELFARYENRPRGEKKRLVGEAVPFGRMGAAEDLLGMAIFLAGPESQYVVAQTYNVDGGNWMS; encoded by the coding sequence GTGAGCGGCAGGCTGGAGGGCAAGTCGGCGCTGATAACCGGTGCCGCGCGCGGCATCGGCAGGGCGTTCGCCGAGGCCTACATCCGCGAAGGGGCAGTGGTTGCCATCGGCGACATCAATCTCGACGCCGCGATGAAGGCGGCTGCCGAAATCGGCCCGTCGGCCTATGCCGTCAGCCTTGACGTCACCAACCAGAGCTCGATCGAGGCGGCGATCAAGGTCGTGGAGCAGAAGACCGGCGGGCTCGACATCCTGGTCAACAACGCCGCCCTGTTCGATCTCGCGCCGATCGTCGAGATTTCCAGGGCGAGTTATGACCGGCTGTTGTCGGTCAATGTCGCCGGCACCTTGTTCACCTTGCAGGCCGCCGCCCGCTCGATGATCGCGCGTGGCAAGGGCGGCAAGATCATCAACATGGCGAGCCAGGCCGGGCGTCGTGGCGAAGCGCTCGTGGCCGTCTATTGCGCCACCAAGGCGGCCGTCATCAGCCTGACCCAGTCGGCCGGGCTCGACCTGATCAAGCATGGCATCAACGTCAATGCCATCGCCCCCGGCGTGGTCGAGGGCGAGCATTGGGAACATGTCGACGAGCTGTTCGCCCGCTACGAGAACCGGCCCCGCGGCGAGAAGAAGCGCCTTGTCGGCGAAGCCGTTCCCTTTGGCCGCATGGGCGCCGCCGAGGATCTCCTCGGCATGGCGATCTTCCTCGCCGGGCCTGAGAGCCAATACGTCGTCGCCCAGACCTACAACGTCGATGGCGGCAACTGGATGAGTTGA
- a CDS encoding ABC transporter ATP-binding protein: MGNITLKKVSKSFGATTIIPEIDLQIEDGEFVVFVGPSGCGKSTLLRLIAGLEDTSAGTISIDGRDVTGEAPAKRRLAMVFQSYALYPHMTVYKNIAFPLKMAGEDAAVIDKKVKDAARVLNLTNYLERRPGQLSGGQRQRVAIGRAIVRQPSAFLFDEPLSNLDAALRGTMRLEISELHHQLKTTMIYVTHDQVEAMTMADKIVVLNAGNIEQVGSPMELYKTPKNLFVAGFIGSPKMNLINGAVAAKHGATTIGVRPEHLGISTTAGEWKATVGVAEHLGSDTFLHVQAGDVGTLTVRADGEVGVRHGETVYLTPSPNKIHRFGADGRAM; encoded by the coding sequence ATGGGAAACATCACGCTCAAGAAAGTGTCGAAGTCCTTCGGCGCAACGACAATCATCCCGGAGATCGATCTCCAGATCGAGGACGGCGAGTTCGTCGTCTTCGTCGGCCCGTCGGGTTGCGGCAAGTCGACCTTGCTCCGGCTGATCGCCGGACTGGAAGACACCTCCGCCGGCACGATCAGCATCGACGGCCGTGACGTTACCGGCGAGGCGCCGGCCAAGCGCCGGCTGGCGATGGTGTTCCAGTCCTACGCGCTCTATCCGCACATGACCGTCTACAAGAACATCGCCTTCCCGCTGAAGATGGCCGGCGAGGACGCCGCTGTCATCGACAAGAAGGTCAAGGACGCGGCGCGCGTGCTGAACCTGACCAACTATCTCGAGCGCCGGCCCGGCCAGCTTTCGGGTGGCCAGCGCCAGCGCGTCGCCATCGGCCGCGCCATCGTGCGCCAGCCCTCGGCCTTCCTGTTCGACGAGCCTCTGTCGAACCTCGACGCTGCGCTGCGCGGCACGATGCGGCTGGAGATCAGCGAGCTGCACCACCAGCTCAAGACGACGATGATCTACGTCACCCACGACCAGGTCGAGGCGATGACCATGGCCGACAAGATCGTGGTGCTGAACGCCGGCAACATCGAACAGGTCGGCTCGCCGATGGAGCTCTACAAGACGCCGAAGAACCTGTTCGTCGCCGGCTTCATCGGCTCGCCCAAGATGAACCTGATCAACGGCGCCGTCGCTGCCAAGCATGGCGCGACGACGATCGGCGTGCGGCCCGAGCACCTGGGCATCTCGACGACCGCCGGCGAATGGAAGGCGACCGTCGGCGTTGCCGAACATCTCGGCTCCGACACCTTCCTGCATGTCCAGGCCGGCGATGTCGGCACACTCACGGTACGGGCCGACGGAGAAGTCGGCGTGCGCCACGGCGAGACTGTCTACCTGACGCCGAGCCCGAACAAGATCCATCGCTTCGGCGCCGACGGGAGGGCCATGTGA
- a CDS encoding carbohydrate ABC transporter permease translates to MARAVSTRRKIGFTVAAWAVALLIFFPILYTIITSFKSETEAIAGFSLVPSGTLESYAEVQAQSNYFKFFLNSVIIAVGSTILALLVAIPAAWSMAFSPTKRTKDILMWMLSTKMMPAVAVLVPIYLIFRDANLLDTRIGLTVMLMLINLPIVVWMLYTYFREIPGEILEAARMDGATLWGEIVHVLTPMAVPGIASTMLLNIILAWNEAFWTIRLTTTNAAPLTAFIASFSSPQGLFWAKLSAASTLAIAPILIMGWFSQRQLVRGLTFGAVK, encoded by the coding sequence ATGGCCCGCGCAGTCTCGACACGACGCAAGATCGGCTTCACCGTTGCAGCCTGGGCGGTTGCCCTGCTGATCTTCTTCCCGATCCTCTACACCATCATCACCAGCTTCAAGTCGGAGACCGAGGCGATCGCCGGCTTCAGCCTGGTGCCTTCGGGCACGCTGGAGAGCTACGCCGAGGTGCAGGCGCAGAGCAACTATTTCAAGTTCTTCCTGAACTCGGTGATCATCGCCGTCGGCTCGACGATCCTGGCGCTGCTGGTGGCGATACCTGCGGCTTGGTCGATGGCCTTCTCGCCGACCAAGCGCACCAAGGACATTTTGATGTGGATGCTCTCCACCAAGATGATGCCGGCGGTCGCCGTACTGGTGCCGATCTACCTGATCTTTCGCGACGCCAACCTGCTCGACACCCGCATCGGGCTGACCGTCATGCTGATGCTGATCAACCTACCGATCGTGGTGTGGATGCTCTACACCTACTTCCGCGAGATCCCCGGCGAGATCCTTGAGGCGGCACGCATGGACGGCGCCACGCTGTGGGGCGAGATCGTCCATGTGCTGACGCCGATGGCGGTGCCCGGCATCGCCTCGACCATGCTGCTCAACATCATCCTGGCGTGGAACGAGGCATTCTGGACGATCCGCCTGACCACCACCAATGCCGCACCGCTGACTGCCTTCATCGCCTCCTTCTCCAGTCCGCAGGGGCTGTTCTGGGCGAAGCTGTCGGCGGCGTCGACGCTCGCCATCGCTCCGATCCTGATCATGGGCTGGTTTTCCCAGCGCCAGCTCGTCCGCGGCCTGACTTTCGGCGCCGTGAAGTAG
- a CDS encoding carbohydrate ABC transporter permease: MATRQTSSLARLMMAPSVILLFIWMIVPLAMTLWFSFQNYNLLNPANVSFAGLFNYKFFYTDPAFFQSIWNTLVLVVGVLLITVVGGIALALLLDQPMFGQGIVRILVISPFFVMPPVAALVWKNMIMHPGYGVFADIAKFFGAQPVDWFAQFPLFSIIIIVAWQWLPFATLILLTALQSLDGEQKEAAEMDGAGFVSRFIYLTIPHISRAVTVVILIQTIFLLGVYAEILVTTNGGPGYASTNLPFLIYRTALLGYDVGGASAGGIIAVILANIVAFFLMRAVGKNLDK; the protein is encoded by the coding sequence ATGGCTACTCGACAGACCAGCTCGCTGGCGCGCCTGATGATGGCGCCCTCGGTGATCCTCCTATTCATCTGGATGATCGTGCCGCTGGCGATGACCCTGTGGTTCTCGTTCCAGAACTACAATCTGCTCAATCCCGCCAATGTCAGCTTCGCCGGCCTGTTCAACTACAAGTTCTTCTACACCGATCCGGCCTTCTTCCAGTCGATCTGGAACACGCTGGTGCTGGTGGTCGGGGTGTTGTTGATCACCGTCGTTGGCGGCATCGCGCTGGCGCTGTTGCTCGACCAGCCGATGTTCGGCCAGGGCATCGTCCGCATCCTCGTGATCTCGCCCTTCTTCGTCATGCCGCCGGTGGCCGCGCTGGTGTGGAAGAACATGATCATGCATCCCGGCTATGGCGTGTTCGCCGACATCGCCAAGTTCTTCGGCGCCCAGCCGGTCGACTGGTTTGCGCAATTTCCGCTGTTTTCGATCATCATCATCGTCGCCTGGCAATGGCTGCCATTCGCGACGCTCATCCTGTTGACCGCGCTGCAATCGCTCGACGGCGAGCAGAAGGAAGCCGCCGAGATGGACGGTGCGGGTTTTGTCAGCCGCTTCATCTATCTGACGATCCCGCATATCTCGCGCGCCGTAACGGTGGTCATCCTGATCCAGACAATCTTCCTGCTCGGCGTCTATGCCGAGATCCTCGTCACCACCAATGGCGGCCCGGGCTACGCCTCCACCAACCTGCCGTTCCTGATCTACCGGACGGCATTGCTCGGCTACGACGTCGGCGGCGCTTCGGCCGGCGGCATCATCGCAGTCATCCTTGCCAACATCGTCGCCTTCTTCCTGATGCGCGCGGTCGGCAAGAACCTGGACAAGTGA
- a CDS encoding ABC transporter substrate-binding protein, protein MKLNTLFLGLCGASALAFAAHAETITIATVNNGDMVRMQKLTDDFTAKNPDIQLEWVTLEENVLRERVTTDIATKGGQYDVMTIGTYEVPIWAKQQWLLPLDNLGADYDAADIIPAIAGGLSVDGKLYAAPFYGESSFVMYRKDLMEKAGLTMPDAPTWDFIADAARKMTDRAADINGICLRGKAGWGENMAFLTAMSNSFGARWFDEKWQPQFDQPEWKKTLQFYVDLMKDAGPSGASSNGFNENLALFQQGKCGMWIDATVAASFVSNPKDSTVADKVGYALAPDTGLGKRGNWLWAWSLGIPAGTQKAEAAQKFVSWATGKGYLDLVASKEGWANVPPGTRTSLYNNPEYQKAAPFAKMTLDSINSADPTKPTVKPVPYVGVQFVAIPEFQGLGTTVGQLFSAALAGQSSVDDALAGAQTAAVREMTRAGYIK, encoded by the coding sequence ATGAAACTGAACACGCTCTTCCTGGGCTTGTGCGGAGCGAGCGCGCTTGCGTTTGCCGCTCATGCCGAGACCATCACCATCGCCACTGTCAACAATGGCGACATGGTCCGCATGCAGAAGCTGACGGACGACTTCACCGCCAAAAATCCTGATATCCAGCTCGAATGGGTCACGCTCGAAGAGAACGTGCTGCGCGAGCGCGTCACTACCGACATCGCCACCAAGGGTGGCCAGTACGACGTGATGACCATCGGCACCTATGAAGTTCCGATCTGGGCCAAGCAGCAGTGGCTCTTGCCGCTCGACAACCTTGGTGCCGACTACGACGCCGCCGACATCATCCCGGCCATCGCCGGTGGCCTTTCGGTTGATGGCAAGCTCTATGCCGCGCCCTTCTATGGCGAGAGCTCGTTCGTCATGTACCGCAAGGACCTGATGGAGAAGGCTGGGCTTACCATGCCCGATGCGCCGACCTGGGATTTCATCGCTGACGCGGCGCGCAAGATGACCGACCGCGCCGCCGACATCAACGGCATCTGCCTGCGCGGCAAGGCCGGCTGGGGCGAGAACATGGCCTTCCTGACAGCCATGTCCAACTCCTTCGGCGCGCGCTGGTTCGATGAGAAATGGCAGCCGCAGTTCGACCAGCCCGAATGGAAGAAGACACTCCAGTTCTATGTCGATCTGATGAAGGACGCCGGCCCGTCCGGTGCCTCCTCCAACGGCTTCAACGAGAACCTGGCGCTGTTCCAGCAGGGCAAGTGCGGCATGTGGATCGACGCCACCGTCGCTGCCTCCTTCGTCTCCAATCCGAAGGATTCGACGGTCGCCGACAAGGTCGGCTATGCGCTCGCTCCCGACACCGGCCTCGGCAAGCGCGGCAACTGGCTGTGGGCATGGTCGCTCGGCATTCCGGCGGGCACGCAGAAGGCCGAGGCGGCGCAGAAGTTCGTCTCATGGGCGACCGGCAAGGGCTATCTCGACCTCGTCGCCTCGAAGGAAGGCTGGGCCAACGTTCCGCCCGGCACGCGCACCTCACTCTACAACAACCCCGAGTACCAGAAGGCTGCGCCCTTCGCCAAGATGACGCTCGACTCGATCAACTCGGCCGATCCGACCAAGCCCACCGTCAAGCCGGTGCCTTATGTCGGCGTCCAGTTCGTCGCCATTCCCGAGTTCCAGGGGCTGGGCACGACTGTCGGCCAGCTGTTCTCGGCGGCACTCGCAGGCCAGTCGAGCGTCGATGACGCGCTTGCCGGTGCACAGACCGCAGCAGTCCGTGAGATGACCCGCGCCGGTTACATCAAATAG